Proteins from one Laribacter hongkongensis DSM 14985 genomic window:
- the recD gene encoding exodeoxyribonuclease V subunit alpha has translation MLTPDSLFAVLDTLVGTRRLRPLDRALARFLAGHVPDTPPAVLLATVLASHQLGRGHPALDLAAVHADPAATLGWADDGDTPDLTALPVFAGPLSGWLAQLESAACIDRPPADSGAPLVLAGHNLYLRRYWQCEETVAEAIRARLPQRLAVPDDLSVRLDRLLADMRDADEAARRQTHWQSVAVALAARLGFCIISGGPGTGKTTTVVRLLGLLQGLTLDAGRTPLAIRLAAPTGKAAARLQDSIRQAVARLDPAVREHVPAEVSTLHRLLGPLPDSRHFRHHAGQPLPLDVLVIDEASMIDLEMMAAVLSALPAHARLILLGDKDQLASVEAGAVLGSLCAGSRVDVQDPAQWAGSHEMAAWLGAASGYAVKADGLPAGALTDHVVVLKKSHRFGDDSGIGELARAVNDGDASRAATVWPRHADSIARLEPASRCIEQLALQGRSSGSPAGWQAASYRAYLEIMAAGDQGDPDGWARQVLEAFNRFRVLCALRQGEEGVSGVNAAIEASLRTAGLLPAGRSEWYAGRPVMVLKNDYGLGLMNGDTGIALPMPDATLRVCFALPDGRVRQVLPSRLTDVESAFAMTVHKSQGSEFSHTVLLLPQHDSPILTRELVYTGITRARDRLTLVGSADIFRRAVSRRTVRHSGLAQRLG, from the coding sequence ATGCTGACGCCTGATTCCCTGTTTGCCGTACTGGACACCCTGGTCGGGACTCGCCGCCTGCGTCCGCTGGACCGGGCGCTGGCCCGCTTTCTGGCCGGACACGTACCGGACACCCCGCCGGCCGTCCTGCTGGCCACCGTACTGGCCAGCCACCAGCTGGGGCGCGGCCATCCGGCGCTGGACCTGGCCGCCGTCCATGCCGACCCGGCCGCCACGCTGGGCTGGGCCGACGATGGCGATACGCCGGACCTGACGGCCTTGCCGGTATTTGCCGGGCCGCTGTCCGGCTGGCTGGCGCAGCTCGAAAGTGCCGCCTGTATCGACCGGCCGCCGGCCGACAGCGGTGCGCCGCTGGTGCTGGCCGGCCACAACCTGTACCTGCGCCGCTACTGGCAGTGCGAGGAAACCGTGGCGGAGGCCATCCGCGCCCGCCTGCCGCAGCGCCTGGCGGTGCCGGACGACCTGTCCGTCCGGCTGGACCGGCTGCTGGCCGACATGCGTGATGCCGACGAAGCGGCCCGCCGCCAGACCCACTGGCAGTCGGTGGCGGTGGCACTGGCGGCCCGGCTGGGGTTCTGCATCATTTCCGGCGGTCCGGGCACCGGCAAGACCACCACGGTGGTCCGCCTGCTGGGCCTGTTGCAGGGACTGACGCTGGATGCCGGCAGGACGCCGCTCGCAATCCGGCTGGCTGCCCCCACCGGCAAGGCGGCGGCCCGCTTGCAGGATTCGATCCGCCAGGCGGTGGCCCGGCTTGACCCGGCCGTCCGCGAGCATGTCCCCGCCGAGGTGTCGACCCTGCACCGGCTGCTGGGCCCGCTGCCGGACAGCCGGCATTTCCGTCACCATGCCGGCCAGCCGCTGCCGCTGGACGTGCTGGTGATCGACGAAGCCTCGATGATCGACCTTGAAATGATGGCCGCGGTGCTCTCGGCCCTGCCGGCCCATGCCCGGCTGATCCTGCTGGGCGACAAGGACCAGCTGGCTTCGGTCGAGGCCGGTGCCGTGCTGGGCAGCCTGTGCGCCGGCAGCCGGGTGGATGTGCAGGATCCGGCGCAATGGGCCGGCAGCCACGAAATGGCAGCCTGGCTGGGCGCGGCCAGCGGCTATGCGGTCAAGGCCGACGGCCTGCCAGCCGGAGCGCTGACCGACCATGTGGTGGTATTGAAAAAGAGCCACCGCTTCGGGGACGACAGCGGCATCGGCGAGCTGGCCCGCGCGGTGAACGACGGCGATGCCTCGCGGGCGGCCACCGTGTGGCCGCGTCACGCCGACAGCATCGCCCGGCTGGAGCCGGCTTCCCGCTGCATCGAACAGCTGGCGCTACAGGGCCGCAGCAGTGGCAGCCCGGCAGGCTGGCAGGCCGCCAGTTACCGCGCCTATCTGGAAATCATGGCCGCCGGCGACCAGGGCGATCCCGACGGCTGGGCGCGCCAGGTGCTGGAGGCGTTCAACCGCTTCCGGGTGCTGTGTGCCCTGCGCCAGGGCGAGGAAGGCGTCAGCGGCGTCAATGCCGCCATCGAGGCCAGCCTGCGCACAGCCGGGCTGCTGCCGGCCGGTCGCAGCGAATGGTATGCCGGCCGCCCGGTGATGGTGCTGAAAAACGATTACGGACTCGGGCTGATGAACGGCGACACCGGCATTGCCCTGCCGATGCCCGACGCCACGCTGCGCGTGTGCTTTGCCCTGCCCGACGGCCGGGTACGCCAGGTATTGCCCAGCCGGCTGACCGACGTGGAAAGCGCGTTTGCCATGACGGTCCACAAGTCACAGGGATCGGAATTCAGCCACACCGTCTTGCTGCTGCCGCAGCACGACAGCCCGATCCTGACCCGCGAGCTGGTGTATACCGGCATCACCCGCGCCCGTGACCGGCTGACACTGGTGGGCAGTGCCGACATTTTCCGGCGTGCCGTCAGCCGCCGCACCGTCCGCCACAGCGGACTGGCCCAGCGGCTGGGCTAG